From one Triticum urartu cultivar G1812 chromosome 3, Tu2.1, whole genome shotgun sequence genomic stretch:
- the LOC125544678 gene encoding NADPH-dependent diflavin oxidoreductase 1-like codes for MGPSPSPPQPPPPLPATGRLLVLYASQTGNAMDAAERVVREAERGGCPAVDVLSMDSFDPSCLPGERSVVFVVSTTGQGDPPDSMKGFWRYLLKKDLGARWLEGLRFAVFGLGDSGYQKYNLPAKKIDRRLLQLGAEIIIEIGLGDDQHPSGYEGALDPWLLSLWESLNKANPSLLPRITDIINPNLNYLGDSKIEVIYYSCNDTPPDSIVSDSKKLIKRARLMSPALKFHSDGEPQYMLKMVTNQRLTKEDYEKDVRHFELEDPSSGISYQVGDALEILPSQNPSAVNAFIERCNLDPDCYITIRAKGGDEVPNGSLLNGSMGRIKLSTFVALTMDVASASPRRYFFEIMSHFATAEHEKERLQYFASPEGRDDLYQYNQKESRTVLEVLEDFPSVHMPFEWLVQLTPPLKKRAFSISSSPLVHPNQIHLTVSIVSWLTPFKRTRQGLCSTWLAGLSPNEENLIPCWVHKGSLPPPKPSIPLVLIGPGTGCAPFRAFVEERAAQSARESTAPILFFFGCRNEDNDFLYKDFWLKHAQDKGVLSLKEGGGFFVAFSRDQPQKVYVQHKIKEQSARVWNILCSGAAIYVAGSSTKMPADVTAALEEVIRQKGGEAASGWLRKLERAGKFNIETWS; via the exons ATGGGGCCCTCTCCGTCGCCGCCGCAGCCGCCACCGCCGCTTCCGGCGACCGGCCGCCTCCTCGTGCTCTACGCGTCGCAGACCGGCAACGCCATGGACGCCGCCGAACGTGTTGTGCGCGAGGCCGAGCGCGGTGGCTGCCCGGCCGTCGACGTCCTCTCCATGGACAGCTTTGACCCC AGTTGCTTGCCGGGCGAAAGGTCCGTGGTGTTCGTCGTGTCCACCACGGGGCAGGGCGATCCCCCGGATTCCATGAAG GGGTTTTGGAGATACCTTCTTAAGAAGGACCTTGGTGCCAGGTGGCTGGAAGGGCTCCGTTTTGCCGTATTTGGGCTCGGCGATTCGGGCTACCAGAAGTACAAT TTACCTGCAAAGAAGATCGATAGAAGGCTTTTACAACTTGGTGCAGAAATAATCATAGAGATAGGCTTGGGAGATGACCAACACCCTTCAGG ATATGAAGGAGCTCTAGATCCTTGGTTGCTGTCTTTGTGGGAATCGCTGAATAAAGCAAATCCGTCACTTCTACCAAGAATAACTGATATCATTAATCCTAATTTGAATTATTTGGGGGATTCAAAGATCGAAGTCATATATTACTCTTGCAATGATACCCCTCCAGATTCCATTGTTTCAG ACTCCAAGAAATTAATCAAGAGAGCACGCTTAATGTCCCCTGCTCTGAAGTTCCATAGTGATGGAGAGCCACAATACATGTTAAAGATG GTAACAAATCAGCGTTTGACTAAGGAGGATTATGAGAAAGATGTGCGCCACTTTGAATTGGAAGATCCATCTTCA GGGATCAGCTATCAAGTTGGCGATGCGTTAGAAATTCTACCAAGTCAGAATCCATCAGCTGTTAATGCTTTCATTGAACGCTGTAACTTGGATCCAGATTGTTACATAACG ATTAGAGCAAAGGGAGGGGATGAAGTTCCCAACGGTTCACTTCTGAATGGCTCGATGGGTCGCATCAAGTTAAGCACCTTTGTTGCTTTGACAATGGATGTTGCATCAGCTTCCCCTCGTCGGTATTTCTTTGAG atcATGAGCCATTTTGCAACAGCTGAACATGAAAAGGAAAGGCTTCAGTATTTTGCTTCTCCTGAAGGTAGAGATGACCTCTACCAGTACAATCAAAAGGAGAGTCGGACTGTTCTAGAA GTACTGGAGGATTTTCCCTCGGTGCACATGCCTTTTGAATGGCTGGTGCAACTAACTCCTCCATTGAAGAAACGGGCCTTTTCCATATCATCATCGCCATTAGTACATCCAAATCAGATACACTTGACTGTTAGTATTGTATCATGGCTTACTCCTTTCAAGAGGACAAGGCAGGGTCTCTGCTCCACATGGCTGGCAGGTCTCAGTCCAAATGAAG AAAATCTTATACCATGTTGGGTACACAAAGGATCCCTGCCTCCTCCCAAGCCATCGATTCCTCTTGTACTTATTGGACCAGGAACAGGATGTGCACCATTTCGAGCATTTGTGGAGGAAAGGGCTGCACAGAGTGCGAGAGAATCAACAGCTCCCATTCTGTTCTTTTTTGGCTGTAGAAATGAAGACAACGATTTTCTGTACAAGGACTTCTGGTTGAAGCATGCCCAGGACAAGGGAGTGCTGTCCCTGAAAGAGGGCGGTGGTTTCTTTGTTGCCTTTTCCAGGGATCAGCCTCAAAAGGTCTATGTACAACATAAGATAAAGGAGCAGAGTGCAAGAGTGTGGAACATATTATGCTCTGGGGCTGCAATATACGTTGCAGGGTCTTCTACCAAAATGCCTGCTGATGTTACAGCTGCACTAGAAGAAGTTATCCGCCAAAAAGGTGGTGAGGCTGCTTCAGGATGGCTCAGGAAACTGGAAAGGGCTGGTAAATTTAACATTGAAACGTGGTCGTGA